In Planctomycetota bacterium, a single window of DNA contains:
- a CDS encoding magnesium chelatase domain-containing protein: protein MLAQVHSFVLHGIEPGDCEVELDLADAGEFPSRPVVVGLPDAAVKESIERVQSAVVNSGFTMPAGRITINLAPADQPKSGPRYDLPIAVALLLAQRTIQTDTHRTLRFAGELALDGRVRPVSGVINLALLAQREGSTGVVVPIPNAAEASAVPGIDVFPVDSLAAVVGHLSGDHPIEPVPPATFDPSAVAPDETLPDFADIRGQEGAKRALTIAAAGAHNALMM, encoded by the coding sequence ATGCTCGCCCAGGTGCACAGCTTCGTGTTGCACGGCATCGAGCCCGGGGACTGCGAGGTCGAGTTGGACCTCGCCGACGCGGGCGAGTTCCCGTCCAGGCCGGTCGTTGTCGGTTTGCCCGACGCCGCGGTCAAGGAATCCATCGAACGCGTGCAGTCGGCGGTCGTGAACTCGGGGTTCACGATGCCCGCGGGTCGGATCACCATCAACCTGGCCCCGGCGGACCAGCCCAAGTCGGGCCCGCGTTACGACCTGCCCATCGCCGTAGCGCTGCTGCTGGCCCAACGTACGATCCAGACCGACACGCACCGCACGCTTCGTTTCGCGGGCGAGCTGGCGTTGGACGGCCGGGTGCGTCCGGTGTCGGGGGTGATCAACCTCGCGCTGCTGGCCCAGCGGGAAGGCTCGACGGGCGTGGTGGTGCCGATCCCGAACGCCGCGGAGGCCTCGGCGGTGCCGGGGATCGACGTGTTCCCGGTGGACTCGCTGGCGGCGGTGGTGGGCCACCTCAGCGGCGACCACCCGATCGAGCCGGTGCCGCCGGCGACGTTCGACCCGTCGGCGGTGGCGCCGGATGAGACGCTGCCGGACTTCGCGGACATCCGCGGACAGGAGGGCGCTAAGCGGGCGCTGACCATCGCCGCCGCGGGCGCGCACAACGCCCTCATGATGTGA
- a CDS encoding PKD domain-containing protein codes for MKGLDDRRSSDDLLALEASAAPDTEAVGLDDAYAAQPRFEVSPPPAPLANTAEDRTLSVSEISVLRNGLGQLTDAIATSVSQLQDLDQVVEFLESQGVDDSEISPATVSGFLGELHDQIDTQLITPLQQYLDANAGSGTLTVQGVVNYLNATIAAWVEGEIEQLNAELEETGVRLRAPADAFITDGRIEFGLDFQFQRASRWDIQSDLLADNLENVGLDLDLNATVDAFAAVDFKLSFGVETDPTFGFPRFFGQIDEPIDLAIGAGINDGDFVARVGIFDVGLSDASADFALRAQIIPDSDSADSVVDASLEILEERLAFRLPLFLQIGTWTLPDPPALTLTVENLLTNPQPSIEYEGNLEGLQQFRTVSADGVIDLFQSVGSWLVRSAGESLGVDLAIADVNLSDYAVVGAIINHVILPNLRDDAGNPRFETVDDLLNLIDDFDASSDFLGSVTLDLEYDEAENQINLAFTAGDAQSDTTPLRADLDLGELLLLEVGTDLETSAAYDVAFDLSIDLRGGESSIVANGGQLPGDAIDILPTDGRLSADAVFRIGVAGLTTEEHQFFDITVSPDASNTSADHLIADINAAIASAGADAYVRAELTDDGQLRLADTTGRWAAGLLVLVPEIGRTLVGGSALPADGVTTEEASFLLSTDGQIYREIIVPPAADSPAPITSRADLVASIQSAIDAAGFVGQVFASVNHEGRLVLSSAADQPFVVLSAGTEPATYNDTGQQIGGIEGINPAPIGLVGHQEIAGTTPNAARTELRLAAVNTPRQSFTDRVTVNDLSASGSVVLSADPITADARLGFTDLTVVDGLANAHASFTFNHLNPATGEQEAVRLSELLDAVGSEGTAAFDLTFDSGAVLDLSNIQFANSELDQVPGIPGYRVEWADLTDLSTLVITQTQDFDALRAFAGITLNEFILVLDGAIEWFQELEKTELLSDELPVINKSVNDHIKLSEELSELRAHLIADPPESFESLVDEVTRYVKDRLGIDAEVEIKVSTDESTGDPADPDEPKKHEFRLDWDDTFEEEGELGIFLDAAVADGLGLTRDSAITAESDAERIQIKATADVDATFGVILPEGGLPEFYVKDDATFNASVLVDAEGLDLGLDLGSLPTLYTKDAIVRINDGVVEDDSEEGGAENESTEDQEVEYKPLTFNVTLKPDDDTTDGGNDDGRYGLFEALGQLNLAASGNVYAELPLFFPTPNASLGDPLVLAIDDISNPLETTTITGPNLEGLIAALNLEEDLTELPESWDELARYVENILDGEVFGIDLPFIGDDLREAANFMTNLRILTSAAFLGADLYDGQLHDDANLRDEVHDALWDALGHDEGGAGLILAPFDTDDPNPVQREAGTKDDILVELSEDELMITTRIGQTADLLDLDVDLDLGLPGLGLDINGDVKVEYGWDFDLQFGVIPGLGVFLVTDESDSELSADIRAYLPGGSGDDPFEATATMGFLRAKAMDDPDDPSEFTAAIDIDLHDLDGDGRLTLAEATYTGSRAPNRIVDFTINAELDANLKIVADTTVAGLPAIEFDVLVDWVFAPDADASEAEREAASRIGNVPEVRLENIVIDLSATLGTYVGPILAKIDRVIDPVRPALDALQDPIPVLSDLLDRDINFIDLARIFGYEETADFIDVASQIASLVSDAALVSNGGHEFKVPIGTFSTLFGGGINLDLRSPENDLSDLSPEDILQFFVPSGEPVSFDDPSPVSAYFNRIDNVGLALPLIDNPALAFNLLLGQDIPLLTWDWPAFELRYDLDPYPVYPIIPPFLFGGLQSGIAAGIDLGFGYDTRGYRQFQETGREDQLLNGFYISDTANADGTGPDVSEAYLSAYVAAVAEFNLFSVFRAGIRGGLFANFGLNLNDTDNNGVVYIDEFIDLIDNGGLFHTFGYEGELGGFVDAYVTIDLGIFKKTWRFDIAEVVFLEFEEVAGVDDRPTITDRFTGNGTRETAENLGLAPGLHLTGTAIRSAAEQDWYRFELADAEHLSVFVTARGGPAPDLSLYDANGDLISRQPGEFADGFLEATLPAGEYFLHLASHGPVAYDLEIVPHHRSETNVYYVAAPDDNDLTDNLRTTAAGRLDHDGRTADTPLPSIQAVLDRYNLNDDDMIVVEVGEYFGGTTIGSDDSGVTIAGSRQETVVGGRATPVNSSQWLIEGVPHAFIVDDAADVTLTDFNIVYASVGVDAESESRGLTVSNIVFGSPDRVGNGYDSSVPHISIKTSAEDGRFTGNVKIDGGFHPAFITGFGIHGSVIDNNQIYGAWAHAVQIPNSHNVSIVNNHIENAGGSGNGVINTGFLGGGLTTSKNTVIANNYFKYAYVPISGTHKNVHIYGNVFESYSVSLSSDSSGWVGVRDAASGETPNVFMDSISSSTRLSVVGDIVVAGNLFPASDSSSIDVPLISLSDGATLRDTQIIGAGFAVEAQDAHLENNYIRGTGVGTGVSVSGDSSVVGNRIEQLDVGIHATGGTIVSNNIVFGNQTGLDLVAYSNSGSDELIASNNIVYGNSTVGIQLYADNRRTPERKAVVAHNTVSGSDAPAIRIESDDVGDLVNIEVLNNIFVSQNSEALILADTIPLPTGNAEPFVSDRNVFYVDGAAGVIRYQDQSGMSLADWHTATGLDGGSVTGDPQFVDVLGPDGVPGFNLDGESDDDFRLLPGSPAINIGGGSSAVPTDIDGKPRDATPDAGAYEGDDTPAAVATATGPEVTSEQRYYGFYYLTLTLENGDLEKWEIDWGDGTGLQEFVTANPNAFVGHQYTDGDGSAVTIQATAVLTNGLRVEADPHVLTVNNIAPYLHISLSGVETSGGISTATTADEVGFRGTVGFDPGEDTVTNWTVNWGDGEQTSVDGASANLSHTYSAPGTYTISGTATDEDGTYAFSSQTVVIEQAIIATATGPATHNENRYGFAPYRLNLSLEHAELAGWRIDWGDGTIDEVGAVTQASHNYVDGDAAFDIVATALIAGGEEVQADPWTVQVQNVAPTIVIFFGGGPGGNHSAVAGEAVSYSTLIAFEPGLDTITQWTIDWGDGQSQVINGGSVNVTHVYDTPGTYTATGTVTDEDGTYDLAAVPITITAPPPVALATGPETHLESTNPYVDLYQLELSVANGEAESWVIDWGDGSAPQAFGAVPNAQHVYADGDQLVTIQATATLTTGEQIDAAPFDVMIQNVPPLIGAEVLHETGYFTIDSAEVGQTVLFQGFVNFDPGIDRVSEWLIDWGDGNSEVVAGENLYWINTPHIYTMPGTYTITGTATDEDGTYDFPPVTLNVNPAAPALLTSGGSGVAEDSFESIREPVGVDEFFDDVEVLMSL; via the coding sequence TTGAAAGGCCTCGACGATCGACGTTCATCGGACGACCTGCTCGCGCTCGAAGCCTCGGCGGCGCCGGATACGGAGGCCGTCGGCTTGGACGACGCCTACGCCGCGCAGCCCCGATTCGAGGTTTCGCCCCCGCCGGCGCCTCTCGCCAATACGGCCGAAGATCGAACCCTCTCCGTTTCCGAGATCAGCGTCCTGCGCAACGGCTTGGGACAACTGACCGATGCGATCGCAACCAGCGTGAGTCAACTTCAAGACTTAGATCAAGTGGTCGAGTTCTTGGAGAGCCAAGGCGTCGATGATTCAGAGATCAGCCCGGCTACGGTCAGCGGCTTCTTAGGCGAACTACACGATCAGATCGATACGCAACTCATCACGCCGTTGCAGCAGTACCTCGACGCGAACGCCGGGTCGGGCACGCTGACGGTTCAGGGCGTGGTCAACTATCTCAACGCCACGATCGCGGCCTGGGTCGAGGGCGAGATCGAGCAACTCAACGCCGAACTCGAAGAAACGGGCGTCCGGCTGCGAGCTCCGGCGGACGCGTTTATCACGGACGGTCGGATCGAGTTTGGTCTGGATTTCCAGTTCCAACGCGCGTCCCGTTGGGATATTCAAAGCGATTTGCTCGCCGACAACCTCGAAAACGTCGGCTTGGACCTCGACCTAAACGCGACCGTGGACGCCTTCGCCGCCGTCGACTTCAAGCTCAGCTTTGGGGTGGAAACAGACCCAACTTTCGGCTTCCCCAGATTCTTTGGACAGATCGATGAGCCCATCGACTTGGCAATCGGCGCCGGGATCAACGATGGGGATTTTGTCGCGCGGGTCGGGATTTTTGACGTCGGCCTCAGCGACGCTTCGGCCGACTTCGCGCTGCGGGCGCAGATCATCCCGGACAGCGACTCGGCGGACAGCGTCGTCGATGCTTCGCTCGAGATCCTCGAAGAACGGCTCGCCTTCCGCCTCCCGCTATTCCTCCAGATCGGCACCTGGACCCTGCCCGATCCGCCGGCGCTGACCCTGACGGTCGAGAACCTGCTGACTAATCCGCAGCCGTCCATCGAATACGAAGGGAATCTGGAAGGCCTGCAGCAGTTCAGGACCGTGTCGGCCGACGGAGTGATCGATCTGTTCCAGAGCGTCGGCTCGTGGCTGGTGCGTTCGGCGGGCGAGTCGTTGGGGGTTGACTTGGCGATCGCCGACGTGAACCTCAGCGATTACGCCGTGGTCGGCGCGATCATCAATCACGTGATCCTGCCCAACCTGCGGGACGACGCGGGCAACCCCCGGTTTGAAACCGTTGACGACCTGCTGAACCTCATCGACGACTTCGACGCGTCTAGCGATTTCTTGGGTTCGGTCACGCTTGATCTGGAGTACGACGAAGCGGAAAACCAGATCAACCTCGCATTTACCGCCGGCGACGCCCAATCTGACACGACCCCGCTTCGTGCGGACCTGGACCTGGGCGAGTTGCTCCTGCTCGAAGTCGGCACCGATCTGGAGACCAGCGCGGCCTACGACGTGGCGTTCGATCTGTCGATCGACCTGCGCGGCGGTGAATCCAGCATTGTCGCCAACGGCGGCCAGCTGCCCGGCGACGCCATCGACATCTTGCCGACCGATGGCCGCCTGTCCGCCGACGCGGTGTTCCGCATCGGGGTCGCCGGTCTGACCACCGAGGAACATCAATTCTTCGATATCACGGTTTCTCCGGATGCATCGAATACCTCGGCGGACCATTTGATTGCAGACATCAACGCGGCGATCGCCAGCGCCGGGGCCGACGCGTACGTCCGCGCGGAACTCACCGACGACGGCCAGCTCCGGCTGGCCGATACCACCGGACGTTGGGCCGCCGGGCTGTTGGTGCTGGTGCCGGAGATCGGCCGGACGCTCGTGGGCGGCTCGGCGTTGCCCGCGGATGGTGTAACCACCGAAGAAGCGTCGTTCCTGCTGAGCACGGACGGTCAGATTTATCGAGAAATCATCGTGCCTCCGGCGGCGGATAGCCCGGCCCCGATCACGAGTCGCGCAGATTTGGTCGCCTCGATCCAGAGCGCGATTGACGCCGCCGGATTCGTCGGCCAGGTGTTCGCTTCGGTGAACCACGAGGGCCGGCTGGTCCTGTCGTCGGCAGCCGATCAGCCGTTCGTCGTTCTCAGCGCCGGCACCGAGCCCGCAACGTACAACGACACCGGCCAGCAGATCGGTGGCATCGAAGGGATCAACCCGGCCCCGATCGGCCTGGTCGGGCACCAAGAGATCGCCGGGACCACGCCCAACGCCGCGCGGACCGAGCTGCGGTTGGCCGCGGTCAACACGCCGCGGCAGAGCTTCACCGACCGCGTCACGGTCAACGACCTTTCGGCCAGCGGCTCGGTTGTTTTATCTGCCGATCCGATCACCGCGGACGCACGTTTGGGCTTTACCGACCTCACGGTGGTGGATGGGCTGGCCAACGCCCATGCCAGCTTCACCTTCAACCACCTCAACCCCGCCACCGGGGAACAGGAAGCCGTGCGGCTCAGCGAGCTGCTCGATGCGGTGGGCTCCGAGGGCACCGCCGCGTTCGATCTCACGTTCGATTCCGGGGCCGTGCTCGACCTGTCCAACATCCAGTTCGCCAACTCGGAACTCGACCAGGTTCCGGGCATCCCGGGCTACCGAGTCGAGTGGGCCGATCTGACCGATCTCTCAACCCTGGTCATCACTCAGACGCAAGATTTCGACGCTTTGCGAGCCTTCGCGGGGATCACGCTCAACGAATTCATCCTGGTCCTCGACGGGGCGATCGAGTGGTTCCAGGAGCTCGAAAAAACCGAACTCCTCTCCGACGAACTGCCGGTCATCAACAAGAGCGTCAACGACCACATCAAGCTGTCCGAAGAGCTCTCGGAGCTCCGCGCCCACCTGATCGCGGACCCGCCCGAATCGTTCGAGAGCCTCGTCGACGAGGTCACGCGGTACGTGAAGGATCGACTGGGGATCGACGCCGAGGTCGAAATCAAGGTGTCCACGGACGAATCGACGGGCGATCCCGCGGATCCCGACGAACCAAAGAAACACGAGTTCCGCCTGGATTGGGACGACACGTTCGAGGAGGAAGGCGAACTCGGCATCTTCCTGGATGCGGCTGTCGCCGACGGCTTGGGCCTGACCCGAGACAGCGCGATCACCGCCGAATCCGACGCCGAGCGCATCCAGATCAAGGCCACCGCCGACGTGGACGCGACCTTTGGGGTGATCCTCCCCGAAGGCGGTCTGCCCGAGTTTTACGTCAAGGACGACGCAACCTTCAACGCTTCGGTCCTGGTCGACGCCGAGGGGCTGGACCTGGGCTTGGACTTGGGCTCTCTCCCGACGCTGTATACCAAGGACGCGATCGTCCGCATCAACGATGGTGTCGTCGAGGATGATTCGGAAGAGGGAGGCGCAGAGAACGAAAGCACGGAAGACCAAGAGGTTGAATACAAACCCCTCACGTTCAACGTCACGCTCAAGCCCGACGACGACACCACCGATGGCGGCAACGACGACGGCCGGTACGGCCTGTTCGAAGCCCTCGGACAACTCAACTTAGCGGCGAGCGGCAACGTGTACGCCGAGTTGCCGCTGTTCTTCCCGACCCCCAACGCCTCGTTGGGCGACCCGTTGGTGTTGGCCATCGACGACATCAGCAACCCCCTCGAAACCACGACGATCACCGGGCCCAACCTCGAAGGCCTGATCGCGGCGCTCAACCTCGAAGAGGACCTCACCGAGCTCCCCGAGAGCTGGGACGAGCTGGCCCGCTACGTCGAGAATATCCTGGACGGCGAGGTCTTCGGGATCGACCTGCCGTTCATCGGCGACGACCTGCGTGAAGCCGCCAACTTCATGACCAACCTGCGCATCCTGACCAGCGCCGCGTTCCTGGGCGCCGACCTTTACGACGGCCAACTGCACGACGACGCGAACCTGCGCGACGAGGTCCACGACGCGCTGTGGGACGCCCTGGGCCACGACGAGGGCGGCGCGGGCCTGATCCTCGCGCCCTTCGACACCGACGATCCGAACCCGGTGCAGCGCGAGGCCGGGACCAAGGACGACATCCTGGTCGAGCTCAGCGAAGACGAGTTGATGATCACCACGCGGATCGGGCAGACCGCCGACCTGCTGGACCTGGACGTCGATCTGGACCTCGGGCTGCCCGGCCTGGGCCTGGACATCAACGGCGACGTCAAGGTCGAATACGGCTGGGACTTTGACCTTCAGTTCGGCGTCATCCCCGGCCTGGGCGTCTTCCTGGTCACCGACGAAAGCGACAGCGAGCTGTCGGCCGACATCCGCGCGTACCTCCCCGGCGGCAGCGGGGACGACCCGTTCGAGGCCACCGCGACCATGGGCTTCCTCCGGGCCAAAGCGATGGACGACCCCGACGACCCGTCGGAGTTCACCGCGGCGATCGACATAGACCTCCACGACCTGGACGGCGACGGCAGGCTCACGCTCGCCGAGGCCACCTACACCGGGTCGCGGGCCCCCAACCGGATCGTCGACTTCACGATCAACGCCGAGTTGGACGCCAACCTCAAGATCGTCGCCGACACCACCGTGGCCGGCCTGCCCGCGATCGAGTTCGACGTCCTCGTCGATTGGGTGTTCGCGCCCGACGCCGACGCCAGTGAGGCGGAACGCGAAGCGGCCAGCCGCATCGGCAACGTCCCCGAGGTGCGGCTCGAGAACATCGTGATCGACCTGAGCGCGACCCTCGGCACCTACGTCGGCCCGATCCTCGCAAAAATCGACCGCGTCATCGACCCGGTCCGGCCCGCGCTCGACGCGCTCCAGGACCCGATCCCCGTCCTCTCCGACCTGCTCGACCGGGATATCAACTTCATCGACCTGGCCCGCATCTTCGGCTACGAGGAGACCGCCGACTTCATCGACGTCGCTTCCCAGATCGCGAGCCTCGTCAGCGACGCCGCCTTGGTCTCCAACGGCGGGCACGAGTTCAAGGTTCCGATCGGCACCTTCAGCACGCTGTTCGGCGGCGGCATCAACCTCGACCTGCGCAGCCCCGAGAACGACCTCTCCGATCTGAGCCCCGAAGACATCCTCCAGTTCTTCGTGCCCAGCGGAGAACCCGTCTCCTTCGACGACCCGTCCCCGGTCAGCGCCTACTTCAACCGTATCGACAACGTCGGGCTCGCGCTGCCGCTGATCGACAACCCCGCCCTGGCCTTCAACCTCCTGCTCGGCCAGGACATCCCCCTGCTGACTTGGGACTGGCCCGCGTTCGAGCTCCGCTACGACCTCGACCCGTATCCCGTCTACCCGATCATCCCGCCGTTCCTCTTCGGCGGCCTCCAGAGCGGCATCGCCGCCGGCATCGACCTGGGCTTCGGCTACGACACCCGCGGCTACCGGCAGTTCCAGGAGACCGGCCGCGAAGACCAACTGCTCAACGGCTTCTACATCTCCGACACCGCCAACGCCGATGGCACCGGGCCCGACGTCAGCGAGGCCTACCTCTCCGCCTACGTGGCCGCCGTCGCCGAGTTCAACCTCTTCTCCGTCTTCCGCGCCGGCATCCGCGGCGGCTTGTTCGCCAACTTCGGCCTGAACCTCAACGACACCGACAACAACGGCGTCGTCTACATCGACGAATTCATCGACCTGATCGACAATGGCGGCCTCTTCCACACCTTCGGCTACGAGGGCGAGCTCGGCGGCTTCGTCGACGCTTACGTCACCATCGACCTGGGCATCTTCAAGAAGACCTGGCGCTTCGACATCGCCGAGGTCGTGTTCCTGGAGTTCGAAGAGGTCGCCGGCGTCGACGACCGCCCGACGATTACCGACCGCTTCACCGGCAACGGCACCCGCGAAACCGCCGAAAACCTCGGCCTCGCCCCGGGCCTGCACCTCACCGGCACCGCCATCCGCAGCGCCGCCGAGCAGGACTGGTACCGCTTCGAACTCGCCGACGCCGAGCACCTCAGCGTCTTCGTCACCGCCCGCGGGGGCCCCGCCCCCGACCTGTCGCTCTACGACGCCAACGGCGACCTGATCTCGCGTCAGCCCGGCGAATTCGCCGACGGCTTCCTCGAGGCCACCCTCCCCGCCGGCGAATACTTCCTCCACCTCGCGTCCCACGGCCCGGTGGCCTACGACCTCGAGATCGTCCCCCACCACCGCAGCGAAACCAACGTCTATTACGTCGCCGCCCCCGACGACAACGACCTCACCGACAACCTCCGCACCACCGCCGCGGGCCGCCTCGACCACGACGGCCGCACCGCCGATACGCCCCTGCCTTCCATCCAGGCCGTCCTCGATCGGTACAACCTCAACGACGACGACATGATCGTCGTTGAAGTCGGCGAATACTTTGGTGGCACCACGATTGGGTCCGACGACAGCGGCGTCACGATCGCAGGATCGCGGCAAGAAACCGTGGTAGGAGGGCGAGCCACGCCAGTTAACAGCAGCCAATGGCTAATTGAGGGCGTGCCGCACGCATTTATCGTTGACGATGCGGCCGATGTGACTCTCACGGATTTTAATATTGTTTATGCTTCTGTTGGCGTTGACGCAGAATCTGAGTCTCGCGGCTTGACGGTCAGTAACATTGTGTTTGGATCGCCAGATAGGGTCGGCAATGGATACGACAGTAGTGTTCCGCATATCAGCATCAAAACGTCGGCTGAAGATGGCAGGTTCACGGGTAATGTGAAAATTGATGGTGGATTCCATCCGGCCTTTATTACCGGCTTCGGGATTCACGGGTCGGTTATCGACAATAATCAGATTTATGGCGCCTGGGCTCACGCCGTTCAGATTCCGAATTCGCACAATGTGTCGATTGTGAACAACCATATAGAAAATGCCGGCGGGAGCGGCAACGGCGTAATCAACACAGGCTTCTTGGGCGGCGGTTTGACCACGTCTAAAAATACGGTCATCGCGAACAACTACTTTAAATATGCCTATGTTCCAATCTCAGGGACTCATAAAAACGTCCATATATACGGAAACGTTTTTGAAAGCTATAGCGTTAGTTTAAGTAGTGATTCTTCTGGTTGGGTCGGTGTCCGTGACGCAGCGTCTGGCGAGACACCCAATGTCTTTATGGATTCCATATCTTCTTCTACGCGATTGAGTGTTGTCGGGGATATTGTTGTAGCGGGCAATCTCTTCCCGGCTTCTGATTCTTCAAGTATTGATGTGCCCCTGATCAGTCTTTCCGATGGTGCGACACTACGCGATACGCAGATCATCGGCGCGGGCTTTGCGGTCGAAGCGCAGGATGCCCATCTGGAAAACAACTACATCCGGGGTACCGGCGTTGGTACCGGTGTCTCCGTGTCTGGTGATTCGTCAGTGGTTGGCAACCGCATCGAGCAACTCGACGTAGGCATCCACGCTACGGGCGGGACCATCGTGTCGAACAACATTGTGTTTGGCAACCAGACGGGCCTAGACCTTGTTGCTTACAGCAATTCTGGTTCGGATGAGCTGATCGCATCGAACAATATTGTTTACGGAAACTCGACCGTTGGCATTCAACTCTATGCCGACAATCGACGCACCCCGGAGAGGAAAGCGGTCGTTGCCCACAACACGGTTTCCGGCTCGGACGCCCCGGCCATCCGCATCGAGAGCGACGATGTCGGCGACCTCGTCAACATCGAAGTCCTGAACAACATTTTTGTGTCTCAAAATTCGGAGGCATTGATTCTGGCCGACACGATCCCACTGCCGACCGGCAATGCAGAGCCTTTTGTCAGTGACCGCAACGTTTTCTATGTCGACGGCGCCGCGGGCGTGATCCGATATCAAGATCAATCGGGCATGTCTCTTGCGGACTGGCATACGGCTACCGGACTCGATGGCGGCAGTGTCACGGGTGATCCGCAGTTCGTGGATGTGCTTGGCCCGGACGGCGTGCCCGGATTTAATTTAGACGGTGAATCCGACGACGACTTCCGGCTCCTGCCCGGTTCGCCGGCGATCAACATCGGCGGCGGCTCATCGGCGGTGCCGACGGACATCGACGGCAAACCGCGCGACGCGACGCCGGACGCGGGGGCTTACGAGGGCGACGATACGCCCGCGGCGGTGGCCACGGCGACCGGGCCGGAGGTCACGTCTGAACAGCGGTATTACGGCTTCTACTACCTGACGCTGACGCTGGAGAACGGAGATCTCGAGAAATGGGAGATCGACTGGGGCGACGGCACGGGCTTGCAGGAGTTCGTCACGGCGAATCCCAATGCGTTCGTCGGCCACCAATACACGGACGGCGACGGAAGCGCGGTCACCATCCAAGCCACCGCGGTGCTGACCAACGGACTGCGAGTAGAGGCTGACCCGCACGTCCTGACCGTGAACAATATCGCGCCGTATCTGCACATCAGTCTTTCTGGCGTCGAAACCAGCGGCGGCATCTCGACGGCCACGACCGCGGACGAGGTCGGGTTCCGGGGTACGGTGGGCTTCGACCCGGGCGAGGACACCGTGACCAATTGGACGGTGAACTGGGGCGACGGCGAACAAACGAGCGTCGACGGCGCTTCGGCCAATCTGTCTCACACGTACAGCGCCCCGGGCACCTACACGATCAGTGGTACGGCCACGGACGAAGACGGCACGTACGCGTTTTCTTCCCAGACGGTCGTGATCGAGCAAGCCATTATTGCCACGGCCACCGGGCCCGCCACGCACAACGAGAACCGCTACGGCTTTGCCCCGTACCGTTTGAACCTGTCGCTCGAACACGCCGAACTCGCCGGTTGGCGGATCGACTGGGGTGACGGCACGATCGACGAGGTAGGCGCGGTGACGCAAGCGTCACATAACTACGTCGACGGCGACGCCGCCTTCGATATCGTTGCCACCGCGCTCATCGCCGGCGGCGAAGAGGTGCAGGCCGACCCGTGGACGGTGCAGGTCCAGAACGTAGCCCCGACGATCGTGATCTTCTTTGGAGGGGGGCCGGGCGGCAATCATTCCGCCGTCGCGGGAGAAGCCGTTTCCTACTCGACCCTGATTGCGTTTGAACCTGGTTTGGACACCATCACGCAGTGGACCATCGACTGGGGCGACGGGCAAAGCCAAGTGATCAACGGCGGTTCGGTCAACGTCACGCATGTATACGACACGCCGGGCACCTACACGGCCACGGGCACCGTGACCGACGAAGACGGCACGTACGACCTGGCGGCCGTGCCAATCACGATCACGGCGCCGCCTCCGGTTGCCTTGGCGACCGGCCCTGAAACTCATCTCGAGTCAACCAATCCTTACGTTGACCTGTATCAGCTCGAACTTAGCGTTGCCAACGGTGAAGCAGAGAGTTGGGTGATCGATTGGGGCGATGGGTCCGCACCTCAGGCCTTTGGTGCCGTGCCTAATGCCCAACACGTTTATGCCGATGGCGATCAACTGGTGACTATCCAGGCGACGGCGACCCTGACGACTGGGGAGCAGATCGACGCGGCGCCGTTCGACGTGATGATTCAAAACGTGCCCCCGCTAATCGGTGCGGAGGTCCTGCACGAGACCGGATACTTCACGATCGATTCTGCGGAAGTGGGGCAGACCGTACTTTTCCAAGGATTCGTTAATTTCGATCCCGGTATCGATCGCGTGTCGGAATGGTTGATCGACTGGGGCGATGGTAATTCAGAGGTCGTTGCCGGCGAAAATCTGTATTGGATCAACACCCCGCATATTTACACCATGCCCGGCACCTACACGATCACTGGCACGGCGACCGATGAAGACGGGACCTATGACTTTCCGCCCGTCACCCTCAACGTGAACCCAGCGGCACCGGCCTTGTTGACGAGCGGTGGCTCGGGTGTCGCGGAAGACTCGTTCGAGAGTATCCGTGAACCCGTGGGTGTTGATGAGTTCTTTGATGATGTTGAGGTGCTAATGAGTTTGTGA